Proteins encoded together in one Hymenobacter monticola window:
- the uvsE gene encoding UV DNA damage repair endonuclease UvsE, with amino-acid sequence MKIGYPCVNEAMDCSAANTFRLASYSEERLIAAVTANLTCLRRMLEWNVAQGLLFFRMGSGIVPFGSHEINTFPWQTHFAAEFRAIGDYIKANNLRVSFHPDQFVVLNSPSSDIVRRSIQELVYQGSMQDLMGLDGTAKLQIHVGGLYGDREGAISRFAEVHATLPEAVKARVVVENDDRLFSLRDCLHLHELTGVPILFDNFHHECLNHGEPMAEALRLAAGTWHPTADGVPMMDYSSQALGERKGKHTDDLVDDSFREFLTNLNGLDFDIMLEIKNKEASALRAVAILRERGLSAPAPNVPVPPLNLPPDPNAPAKAKRAKKVANN; translated from the coding sequence ATGAAAATCGGGTATCCCTGCGTGAACGAGGCGATGGACTGCAGCGCCGCCAACACCTTTCGGCTGGCTTCCTACTCGGAGGAGCGTCTTATTGCGGCCGTGACGGCCAACCTGACCTGCCTGCGCCGCATGCTGGAATGGAACGTGGCCCAGGGCCTGCTCTTCTTTCGGATGGGCTCGGGCATTGTGCCCTTCGGCTCGCACGAAATCAACACCTTTCCCTGGCAAACGCACTTCGCCGCTGAGTTCCGGGCTATTGGCGACTACATCAAGGCCAACAACCTGCGGGTGAGCTTTCACCCCGACCAGTTTGTGGTGCTGAACTCGCCCAGCTCCGACATTGTGCGGCGCAGCATTCAGGAACTGGTGTACCAGGGTTCGATGCAGGATTTGATGGGCCTGGACGGCACGGCCAAGCTGCAGATTCACGTGGGCGGACTGTATGGCGACCGCGAAGGGGCCATCAGCCGGTTTGCCGAGGTGCACGCTACGCTGCCCGAGGCGGTGAAGGCCCGCGTGGTGGTGGAAAACGACGACCGACTGTTTTCGCTGCGCGACTGCCTGCACCTGCACGAGCTGACGGGCGTGCCCATTCTCTTCGACAACTTCCACCACGAGTGCCTCAACCACGGCGAGCCCATGGCTGAGGCGCTGCGCCTGGCCGCTGGCACCTGGCACCCCACCGCCGACGGCGTGCCCATGATGGACTACAGCTCGCAGGCCCTGGGCGAGCGCAAGGGCAAGCACACCGACGACTTGGTGGACGACTCGTTCCGCGAGTTCCTCACCAACCTCAACGGCCTCGATTTTGACATCATGCTCGAAATCAAGAACAAGGAAGCCAGCGCCCTGCGCGCCGTGGCCATTCTGCGCGAGCGGGGCCTGAGCGCGCCCGCACCCAACGTGCCCGTGCCGCCCCTCAACCTGCCGCCCGACCCCAACGCGCCCGCCAAAGCCAAACGTGCCAAGAAAGTGGCCAACAATTAA
- the radC gene encoding RadC family protein encodes MEPLDQLPEPAPTYPTPTTGIKSWAEDDRPREKLMSKGRAALSDAELLAILIGSGTTKLTAVDVGKLMLQGVGNDLNALARESVKQLCRHPGIGEAKAITVVAALELGRRRKEADAPTRNTITCSRDIYNLMRPHLLDLPHEEFWVILLNRANVVMRKTAISRGGVAGTVADPKMIFKEALEQLASSIILVHNHPSGNRNPSGADIQLTKKLKEAGTFLDLPILDHLIFAEQGYYSFADEGIL; translated from the coding sequence ATGGAACCGCTTGACCAGCTGCCCGAACCCGCTCCCACCTACCCCACGCCCACTACCGGCATCAAGAGCTGGGCCGAGGACGACCGGCCGCGCGAAAAGCTCATGAGCAAGGGCCGCGCCGCCCTCTCCGACGCCGAGCTGCTGGCCATTCTCATCGGCTCGGGCACCACCAAGCTCACGGCCGTGGATGTGGGCAAGCTCATGCTGCAAGGCGTGGGCAACGACCTCAACGCCCTGGCCCGCGAGAGCGTGAAGCAGCTTTGCCGCCACCCCGGCATCGGCGAGGCCAAGGCCATCACGGTGGTGGCCGCCCTGGAGCTGGGCCGCCGCCGCAAGGAGGCCGATGCGCCGACGCGCAACACCATCACCTGCTCGCGCGACATCTACAACCTGATGCGCCCGCACCTGCTCGATTTGCCGCACGAGGAATTCTGGGTCATTCTGCTGAACCGGGCCAACGTGGTGATGCGCAAAACCGCCATCAGCCGCGGCGGCGTGGCCGGCACCGTGGCCGACCCCAAAATGATTTTCAAAGAAGCCTTGGAGCAGCTGGCCAGTAGCATCATCCTGGTGCACAACCACCCCAGCGGCAACCGCAACCCCAGCGGCGCCGACATTCAGCTCACCAAAAAGCTAAAAGAAGCCGGCACCTTCCTGGATTTGCCGATTCTGGACCACCTCATTTTTGCGGAGCAGGGGTATTACAGCTTTGCCGACGAGGGGATATTGTGA
- a CDS encoding metallophosphoesterase, protein MRNPLVLWLVLGLVVLAEWYGYQAARTLAQHLSPGARRGVSIGYWVLTVVVWGLAIWAGSTRQAGHTVLKSYLMSLPLLLLAGKLVMLLPLLLEDLTRLVRSFSAPRAADGTRVAIPRSEFIAKLALGLGAIPFGALLWGMVKGGTDYTVRRVTLKFPNLPAGFDGFKVLQISDLHTGSFNSTEPLERAVAMINRQGADLVLMTGDLVNNRAEEVEPHIPALSKIKSDLPIFSSLGNHDYGDYVAEFREDRALWRQNLQRLMQNHAKMGWTLLNDTTHFIERGGDKIAIVGIQNSSSHLNFHTYGDLPKAHAASGDAPFKILLSHDPSYWESHILNYPDIDLTLSGHTHGMQFGLNLPFLKWSPVQYAYKQWAGLYEKGRQKLYVNVGLGFLGYPGRVGFLPEITVFELRRA, encoded by the coding sequence ATGCGAAATCCGTTGGTGTTGTGGTTGGTGTTGGGGCTGGTGGTGTTGGCCGAATGGTATGGGTATCAGGCGGCGCGCACGTTGGCGCAGCACCTGTCGCCGGGCGCCCGGCGCGGGGTAAGCATCGGTTATTGGGTGCTCACGGTGGTGGTGTGGGGCCTGGCCATTTGGGCGGGCAGCACGCGGCAGGCCGGCCACACCGTGCTCAAAAGCTACCTGATGAGCTTGCCCTTGCTGCTGCTGGCGGGCAAGCTGGTGATGCTCCTGCCGCTGCTGCTCGAAGACCTCACGCGACTGGTGCGCTCTTTCAGCGCTCCGCGCGCGGCCGATGGCACGCGCGTGGCCATTCCGCGCAGCGAGTTCATCGCCAAGCTGGCGCTGGGGCTCGGGGCCATTCCGTTTGGGGCGCTGTTATGGGGCATGGTGAAGGGCGGCACCGACTACACCGTTCGCCGCGTCACGCTGAAATTCCCCAACCTGCCGGCGGGCTTCGACGGCTTCAAGGTGCTGCAGATTTCGGACCTGCACACCGGCAGCTTCAACTCGACCGAACCGCTGGAGCGCGCTGTGGCGATGATAAACCGCCAGGGCGCCGACCTTGTCCTGATGACCGGCGACCTGGTGAACAACCGCGCCGAAGAGGTGGAGCCACACATCCCGGCCCTGTCCAAAATCAAGTCCGACCTGCCCATTTTCTCCAGCCTCGGCAATCACGACTACGGCGACTACGTGGCCGAATTCCGCGAAGACCGCGCCTTGTGGCGCCAGAACCTGCAGCGCCTCATGCAGAACCACGCCAAAATGGGCTGGACGCTGCTCAACGACACCACCCATTTCATCGAGCGCGGCGGCGATAAAATCGCCATTGTGGGCATCCAGAACAGCAGCTCCCATCTCAACTTCCACACCTACGGCGACCTGCCCAAGGCCCACGCCGCCAGTGGCGACGCGCCCTTCAAAATCCTGCTCTCGCATGACCCTTCGTACTGGGAAAGCCACATCCTGAACTACCCCGACATCGACCTCACCCTCAGCGGCCACACCCACGGCATGCAGTTCGGCCTCAACCTGCCTTTCCTGAAATGGAGCCCCGTGCAATACGCCTACAAGCAGTGGGCCGGGCTGTACGAAAAAGGCCGCCAGAAGCTGTACGTCAACGTGGGGCTGGGCTTTCTGGGCTACCCGGGGCGGGTGGGCTTCCTGCCCGAAATCACGGTGTTTGAGCTGCGGCGGGCGTAA
- a CDS encoding RNA polymerase sigma factor: MLRVKAGDVDRMGLLFERYHRPLFGFLYHMLGRADTSEDLVQNVFYRMLKYRHTFTGEGEFRTWMYHLARNVLADHIKKNRHARHHADVADVAEYIGGGATADAGLERAQEVATLHQALARLTPEHREVLVLSRFQEMKYGEIAQVLGTTEGAVKVRVHRAMHELKSTYHRIEN; encoded by the coding sequence ATGCTGCGCGTGAAAGCCGGCGACGTCGACCGGATGGGGCTGCTCTTTGAGCGCTACCACCGCCCGCTCTTCGGCTTTCTCTACCACATGCTGGGCCGGGCTGATACCAGCGAGGACCTGGTGCAGAACGTGTTCTACCGCATGCTGAAATACCGCCACACCTTCACCGGCGAGGGCGAGTTTCGGACCTGGATGTACCACCTGGCCCGCAACGTGCTGGCCGACCACATCAAGAAAAACCGCCACGCCCGGCACCACGCCGACGTGGCCGACGTGGCCGAATACATCGGCGGTGGCGCCACCGCCGATGCTGGCCTAGAGCGCGCCCAGGAAGTGGCCACACTGCATCAGGCCCTGGCCCGCCTCACGCCCGAGCACCGCGAGGTGCTGGTGCTGAGCCGCTTCCAGGAAATGAAGTATGGGGAAATTGCCCAAGTGCTGGGCACCACCGAAGGCGCCGTGAAGGTGCGCGTGCACCGCGCCATGCACGAGCTGAAAAGCACCTACCACCGCATCGAAAACTGA
- a CDS encoding zf-HC2 domain-containing protein yields MNCEHIKDQLVDYLSSQLSEPEQAALTAHLAECADCRAELQATQRLWQTMGAVRVPEPSEHLRPEFYAMLAGFKDEVKATPDYSLKGLWQWWLNLEIPRPILRAVYSLCLVSVGLIGGYWLNNKPVTATGEQEQLATLSAQVKQMRQVMVLSLIDNPSATERLRAVGYTKDMSAPNAKVVSALLSTLDNDPNVNVRLATLEALAPLADDPTVRLGLVHSLPKQDSPLVQSALADVMVQLQERRSVQPLRQLLEQPNLDESVKDKIEQSIQTIQTGRTAAPQTTPRHDQTRISAQPEPAATLAV; encoded by the coding sequence ATGAATTGTGAACACATTAAAGACCAGCTGGTCGACTACCTGAGCAGCCAGCTTTCCGAGCCAGAGCAGGCCGCCCTCACGGCCCACCTGGCCGAGTGCGCCGACTGCCGCGCCGAGCTGCAAGCCACCCAACGCCTGTGGCAAACGATGGGCGCTGTGCGTGTGCCCGAGCCCAGCGAGCACCTGCGCCCCGAGTTCTACGCCATGCTGGCCGGCTTCAAGGATGAAGTAAAAGCCACGCCCGATTATTCCTTGAAAGGCCTGTGGCAGTGGTGGCTGAATCTGGAAATTCCGCGGCCCATTCTGCGGGCGGTGTACAGCCTGTGTCTGGTGAGCGTGGGATTGATTGGCGGCTATTGGCTGAACAACAAGCCGGTCACTGCTACCGGCGAGCAAGAGCAGTTAGCCACCCTGTCGGCCCAGGTGAAGCAGATGCGGCAGGTGATGGTACTCTCGCTCATCGACAACCCCTCGGCCACCGAACGGCTGCGCGCCGTGGGCTACACCAAGGATATGAGCGCGCCCAATGCCAAGGTGGTGAGCGCCCTGCTGAGCACCTTGGATAACGACCCCAACGTGAACGTGCGCCTGGCCACCCTGGAAGCCCTGGCCCCGCTGGCCGACGACCCCACCGTGCGGCTGGGCCTGGTGCACTCGCTGCCCAAGCAGGACTCGCCGCTGGTGCAGTCGGCCCTAGCCGATGTGATGGTGCAGCTGCAGGAGCGCCGCTCGGTGCAGCCGCTGCGCCAGCTGCTGGAGCAGCCCAACCTCGACGAATCGGTGAAAGACAAGATTGAACAAAGCATCCAAACCATCCAAACGGGCCGGACCGCCGCGCCCCAAACCACTCCGCGCCATGACCAAACCCGCATTTCCGCGCAGCCTGAGCCTGCTGCTACTCTGGCTGTGTAG
- a CDS encoding carboxypeptidase-like regulatory domain-containing protein, with product MIVELVSCARGGWARQSPRRWLLALLCLLVAGAAHAQAPNTVRLTGTVAEATSRQPVPGATVQVQRTRRGMVTDATGSFGLDVLPTDTVLFRALGFKTQRLPMGGTGLSQLVVRIQLVRDSVQLGEVQVVSDRADRAVINRALRNIKRPAPPVVSGVKRPPKPKPLFAVDSTAPKAPVPTIQSPVSLIYDQFSREGKQRRKMEEIEAEQRAEKIRKARAQYNKAFKDNRGYEP from the coding sequence ATGATTGTTGAACTAGTGTCTTGTGCGCGTGGCGGTTGGGCCAGGCAAAGCCCGCGCCGCTGGCTGCTGGCGCTGTTGTGCCTGCTGGTGGCCGGCGCGGCCCACGCCCAGGCGCCCAACACCGTGCGCCTGACGGGCACCGTGGCCGAAGCCACCTCGCGCCAGCCCGTGCCGGGCGCCACCGTGCAGGTGCAGCGCACCCGCCGCGGCATGGTCACCGATGCCACCGGCAGCTTCGGCCTCGATGTGCTGCCCACCGACACGGTGTTGTTTCGCGCGCTCGGCTTCAAAACCCAGCGCCTGCCCATGGGCGGTACGGGCCTCTCGCAGCTGGTGGTGCGCATTCAGCTGGTGCGCGACAGCGTGCAGCTGGGCGAGGTGCAGGTGGTGAGCGACCGCGCCGACCGCGCCGTCATCAACCGGGCCCTGCGCAACATCAAACGCCCCGCCCCGCCGGTGGTGAGCGGCGTGAAGCGCCCGCCCAAACCCAAGCCCCTGTTCGCCGTCGACTCGACGGCGCCCAAAGCCCCGGTGCCCACTATCCAGAGCCCGGTGAGCTTGATTTACGACCAGTTCTCGCGCGAGGGCAAGCAGCGCCGCAAGATGGAGGAGATTGAAGCCGAGCAGCGTGCCGAAAAGATTCGCAAAGCCCGCGCCCAGTACAACAAGGCCTTTAAGGACAACCGCGGCTACGAGCCTTAG